In a single window of the Paenibacillus sp. MMS20-IR301 genome:
- a CDS encoding alpha-glucosidase: MNHTKWWQTAVIYQIYPRSFQDSDGDGIGDLRGIINRLDYLEQLGINAIWLSPVYKSPNDDNGYDISDYQDIMTEFGTMADMDELIGLARQRSIRIIMDLVVNHTSDEHPWFIEARKGKDNPYRDYYIWRDPVNGGAPNALRSTFSGSAWELDETSGQYFLHLFSRRQPDLNWENGKVRQEVWDMMNFWLDKGVGGFRMDVIDLVGKIPDQEITGNGPRLHEYLQEMNRETFGKHDVLTVGETWGATPEVAKLYSSPDRNELSMVFQFEHIGLDQQDGGEKWDLKPLNVSELKQVLAKWQTELGNEGWNSLFWNNHDLPRIVSRWGNDRQYRVQSAKMFAILLHLMKGTPYIYQGEELGMTNYPVQEISEVQDIESINMYHERLAGGYAKEDIIHSINAKGRDNARTPMQWDAAPHAGFTTGEPWLHVNPNYMEINMEANLEDPDSVFHCYRKLIGLRKNNPIVVWGDFELVTGVPDQVFMYFRRYEGHTWLVTANFSGEGTTLELPEIGQAGEFIIGNYSRYETDFKELQLQPYEAFAVKLK, encoded by the coding sequence TTGAACCATACGAAATGGTGGCAGACAGCAGTTATTTATCAGATCTATCCAAGAAGCTTTCAGGACAGCGACGGGGACGGAATCGGCGATCTGCGCGGGATTATTAACAGACTGGACTATCTGGAGCAGCTTGGGATAAACGCAATCTGGCTTAGCCCCGTATACAAGTCGCCCAATGACGACAACGGCTATGACATCAGCGATTATCAGGATATTATGACCGAGTTCGGAACCATGGCAGACATGGATGAATTAATCGGACTTGCCCGGCAGCGCAGCATCCGGATTATTATGGATCTGGTGGTCAACCATACCTCGGATGAGCATCCGTGGTTCATCGAAGCCCGCAAGGGAAAAGACAACCCGTACCGCGATTATTATATCTGGCGTGATCCTGTGAACGGCGGGGCTCCAAACGCCCTGCGTTCAACCTTCAGCGGATCGGCCTGGGAGCTTGATGAGACGAGCGGCCAGTACTTTCTGCATTTGTTCAGCCGCAGACAGCCAGATCTGAACTGGGAGAACGGGAAGGTCCGGCAAGAGGTATGGGACATGATGAATTTCTGGCTGGACAAGGGGGTTGGCGGATTCCGCATGGATGTCATTGATCTGGTCGGCAAAATACCGGATCAGGAGATCACCGGAAACGGTCCGAGGCTTCATGAGTATCTGCAGGAAATGAACCGGGAGACCTTCGGCAAGCATGATGTGCTGACGGTGGGAGAGACTTGGGGCGCGACCCCGGAAGTAGCCAAGCTATACTCCAGTCCGGACCGGAACGAGCTCTCGATGGTGTTCCAGTTTGAACATATCGGCCTGGATCAGCAGGACGGGGGGGAGAAATGGGATTTGAAGCCCCTGAATGTAAGCGAATTGAAGCAGGTGCTGGCGAAATGGCAGACGGAGCTCGGGAACGAGGGCTGGAACAGCCTGTTCTGGAACAATCATGATTTGCCGAGAATTGTGTCCCGTTGGGGAAATGACAGGCAGTACCGTGTGCAAAGCGCCAAAATGTTCGCTATTCTTCTGCATCTAATGAAGGGCACGCCTTATATTTATCAAGGCGAGGAGCTCGGAATGACCAATTATCCGGTGCAGGAGATCAGCGAAGTGCAGGATATTGAGAGCATCAATATGTATCATGAACGTCTTGCAGGGGGCTATGCGAAGGAGGATATTATTCATTCCATTAACGCCAAGGGAAGAGATAATGCCCGCACTCCGATGCAATGGGATGCCGCCCCGCACGCAGGTTTCACCACCGGAGAGCCGTGGCTGCATGTGAATCCTAATTACATGGAAATTAATATGGAAGCCAATCTGGAAGACCCGGATTCGGTGTTCCATTGCTACCGTAAACTGATTGGGCTGCGGAAGAACAACCCGATTGTGGTCTGGGGCGATTTTGAACTGGTGACAGGCGTGCCGGATCAGGTGTTCATGTACTTCCGCCGGTATGAGGGACACACCTGGCTGGTAACCGCTAATTTCAGCGGGGAAGGGACAACGCTGGAGTTGCCGGAGATCGGTCAGGCCGGGGAGTTTATCATTGGCAACTATTCCAGATATGAAACGGACTTTAAGGAATTGCAATTACAGCCGTACGAAGCATTTGCCGTTAAACTAAAGTAG
- a CDS encoding Gfo/Idh/MocA family oxidoreductase, translating into MKVGVIGLGGISDMHISGLLDNEEAVLWSVCDCKEEVLARRGEQYNIPEARQYLSYEEMLADPELEAVSIGTPNYNHYEIACEAVRQKKPFALEKPVTLVAEEAAQLRDLVMESGLPHMICFSYRYKAAVRYAKWLMEQGAVGEVKHVYGQYLQGWGLHEDLPLIWRFRKELTGSGALGDLGSHLLDLQRFLAGNVQRVMADADTIIKERSLLEEDGEGKGGVDVDDFCHVLARLEGGASSTMAISRFAFGRGNFQQLEIFGERGALLYNLEEEDVLYVKLAEAGDETFRKAEIPEQFHVAQMTSFINLVTGKGDGYDATMEDGYINQQALDSIITSMTEQRWVTI; encoded by the coding sequence GTGAAAGTCGGTGTAATCGGTCTTGGCGGAATATCGGACATGCATATTTCCGGACTTTTGGACAATGAAGAAGCGGTTCTCTGGTCGGTTTGCGATTGCAAGGAAGAGGTGCTGGCAAGACGGGGAGAACAATATAACATTCCGGAAGCAAGGCAATATCTGAGTTACGAAGAAATGCTGGCAGACCCTGAGCTTGAGGCTGTGAGTATCGGTACGCCGAATTATAACCACTATGAAATTGCCTGTGAGGCAGTCAGACAGAAAAAGCCGTTCGCTCTGGAAAAGCCGGTAACGCTTGTGGCGGAAGAAGCGGCTCAGCTGCGGGATCTGGTGATGGAATCGGGCCTGCCGCATATGATCTGCTTCAGTTACCGTTACAAAGCTGCAGTCAGATATGCGAAATGGTTAATGGAGCAGGGTGCAGTGGGAGAGGTCAAGCATGTCTACGGCCAGTATCTGCAAGGCTGGGGCCTGCATGAAGACCTTCCGCTGATCTGGAGATTCCGCAAGGAACTGACCGGGTCAGGCGCGCTTGGCGATCTGGGCTCGCATTTGCTTGATCTTCAGCGGTTCCTTGCAGGCAATGTGCAACGGGTAATGGCCGATGCGGATACAATCATCAAGGAGCGCTCCCTGCTTGAAGAAGACGGGGAAGGCAAGGGCGGGGTTGATGTGGATGACTTCTGCCATGTGCTGGCCCGGCTTGAGGGAGGAGCTTCCTCGACGATGGCGATATCGAGATTCGCATTCGGCCGGGGCAACTTCCAGCAGCTGGAGATCTTCGGAGAGCGGGGCGCGCTGCTCTACAACCTGGAGGAAGAGGATGTCCTGTATGTGAAGCTGGCCGAAGCCGGTGACGAGACCTTCAGAAAAGCTGAGATTCCTGAACAATTCCATGTCGCGCAAATGACATCCTTCATCAATCTCGTGACCGGCAAGGGTGACGGGTATGATGCCACCATGGAGGACGGCTACATCAATCAGCAGGCTCTTGATTCCATCATTACGTCCATGACAGAACAACGCTGGGTTACTATTTAA
- a CDS encoding carbohydrate ABC transporter permease has product MINKRTNPFILIFLSLFSLACLIPFWLVFMISLADEDWVTVHGYSFWPGKFSLVAYQYLFEDAGKILRAYGVSASVTVIGVVVSLFVTSAMAYALSRKEFPLRGALSIFILITMLFSGGLLPWYLIYTRFLHVQDTLMALIIPGLIGGFNVIIMRTFFTNSIPPSLIDSSQIDGAGEFRTYFSIILPLSLPVMATIGLFTTVSYWNDWFTSLVFIQNEKLFSLQYLLTKTLMNASFLQSIANKAYSSTAQVTTPLESIRMAMAMIAIGPLVLVFPFLQKYFVKGLTVGAVKG; this is encoded by the coding sequence ATGATCAACAAACGAACGAATCCCTTCATCCTTATTTTCCTGTCCCTGTTCAGCTTGGCTTGCCTGATCCCGTTCTGGCTTGTGTTTATGATTTCGCTTGCCGATGAAGATTGGGTCACCGTCCATGGATACAGCTTCTGGCCCGGAAAGTTCAGTCTGGTTGCTTATCAATACTTGTTTGAGGATGCCGGGAAAATCCTGCGGGCTTACGGTGTCTCTGCCTCGGTAACGGTAATTGGTGTCGTTGTCAGCCTGTTCGTGACTTCGGCAATGGCCTATGCGTTATCGCGGAAGGAGTTTCCGCTAAGAGGTGCTCTGAGCATCTTCATCCTGATTACGATGCTGTTCTCGGGCGGCTTGCTGCCCTGGTATCTTATCTACACCCGGTTCCTGCATGTTCAGGATACACTCATGGCCCTGATCATTCCGGGTCTGATCGGCGGGTTCAATGTCATCATCATGCGGACATTCTTCACCAACAGCATACCGCCTTCCCTGATTGATTCATCCCAGATCGACGGTGCCGGAGAATTCAGAACCTATTTCAGCATCATTCTGCCGCTGTCCCTGCCGGTAATGGCCACCATCGGGCTGTTCACTACCGTATCCTACTGGAACGACTGGTTTACAAGCCTGGTCTTCATCCAGAACGAGAAGCTGTTCTCCCTGCAATATTTGTTGACCAAAACTTTAATGAATGCTTCATTCCTGCAGAGTATTGCCAACAAGGCCTACAGCTCGACCGCACAGGTCACAACACCACTGGAATCCATCCGGATGGCGATGGCCATGATTGCCATCGGACCGCTGGTCCTGGTCTTCCCCTTCCTGCAGAAGTATTTCGTAAAAGGCCTTACCGTAGGCGCTGTGAAAGGCTGA
- a CDS encoding iron ABC transporter permease → MRIEPQISGMGRRGVLLPVVIFCTLFAGTALFNISSGSPEIPLQELGGIIFQRTGSDLQRTVIWEMRIPRVLLGLLAGMMLGAAGALMQAVMNNRLAGPELLGVSSGASLAMAAVTVLHLPVAVLMHPAVALFGGLSGGLCVVLSARGSRGAAGMLLIGMSVSAVLNGLLIVLIALATSNDVNLLYTYLLGSLANRSWDHILPMLPWTFIILPVAFAFTRTLNMLQLGDEAAAGLGVKVLRVRILVLGVCTGLVAITVAQCGPIGYIALIAPHIIRTLLGIVDIRRMLPLAVLAGGVLLVMADTVARLLFYPMEIPVGVWTTLLGGSVFLLLFLKRQGGGSND, encoded by the coding sequence ATGCGAATAGAACCGCAAATCAGCGGGATGGGCAGAAGAGGTGTACTCCTTCCGGTCGTCATATTCTGTACACTGTTTGCAGGGACGGCCCTCTTCAATATAAGCTCGGGGTCACCGGAGATCCCGTTGCAGGAGCTGGGCGGTATTATTTTTCAGCGGACAGGCAGTGATCTGCAGAGAACAGTGATCTGGGAGATGAGAATTCCCCGGGTCCTGCTGGGCCTGCTTGCCGGGATGATGCTTGGCGCTGCTGGCGCGCTAATGCAGGCTGTAATGAATAACAGGCTGGCAGGACCTGAGCTGCTGGGCGTGTCATCGGGAGCCTCGCTTGCCATGGCTGCTGTAACCGTGCTGCATTTACCGGTTGCAGTCCTTATGCATCCGGCAGTCGCTTTGTTTGGAGGTCTGTCCGGCGGATTATGCGTCGTGCTCTCAGCAAGAGGGAGCCGGGGGGCGGCCGGCATGCTTCTGATTGGCATGTCTGTCTCTGCTGTTCTGAACGGATTGCTTATTGTCCTGATTGCACTTGCGACAAGCAACGATGTAAACCTGCTTTACACCTATTTGCTTGGTTCGCTTGCTAACCGCAGCTGGGATCATATCCTGCCTATGCTGCCCTGGACCTTTATTATACTTCCCGTGGCTTTTGCGTTCACCCGTACGCTTAATATGCTGCAGCTGGGGGATGAAGCAGCCGCAGGACTCGGGGTTAAGGTGCTGCGTGTACGTATTCTTGTCCTGGGTGTCTGTACAGGATTGGTAGCCATAACCGTTGCCCAGTGCGGCCCCATCGGGTATATAGCCTTGATTGCGCCGCATATCATTCGTACCCTGCTGGGAATAGTGGATATACGCCGGATGCTGCCGTTAGCCGTGTTAGCTGGCGGCGTCTTGTTAGTGATGGCGGATACAGTTGCCCGGTTATTGTTTTATCCTATGGAAATTCCCGTCGGGGTGTGGACAACGCTGCTCGGCGGGAGCGTGTTCCTGCTGCTGTTTTTAAAGCGTCAAGGAGGAGGAAGCAATGATTAA
- a CDS encoding ABC transporter substrate-binding protein, with the protein MMLTANLLAACSASNNNHPAGLQQSEPAAGSTKGEAPEESFDPQQMVDASGAKLEFDSKVEKVACVVSLCVDIMAELGMVPAAIGESGVRTIATAEEFYGEQGTTFPSIGGSFFEPNLEDIITVKPDLVIGLLGAHDSLREGLAGVVPVYLAQPKTYTDSITLLETMGKLTGRTGEAKAAAERFLGKLDEAKQKAPKDKKALIMYGSDVNFSIVTDSGLGGSVLKEISHYPFKVNDPSEDPYGEGSIQYSLEKLLEENPDVIFVESYSYSPGTKALSGQMQELPLWSKLKAVQEQNVIEVRSPIWGDGRGTRSLGILIDEALEALYPDKF; encoded by the coding sequence ATGATGTTGACTGCTAATCTGCTGGCCGCATGCAGCGCGTCCAATAACAATCATCCGGCCGGTCTTCAGCAATCAGAGCCTGCAGCAGGCTCCACGAAGGGCGAAGCCCCGGAAGAGTCCTTTGATCCGCAACAAATGGTGGATGCCTCAGGAGCAAAGCTTGAATTTGATTCGAAAGTAGAGAAGGTAGCCTGCGTTGTGTCCCTTTGTGTGGATATTATGGCGGAGCTTGGTATGGTGCCTGCCGCAATTGGAGAGAGTGGCGTGCGTACTATTGCAACCGCAGAAGAGTTCTACGGAGAGCAGGGGACAACCTTCCCCTCCATTGGCGGGAGCTTCTTCGAGCCTAATCTGGAGGATATTATTACAGTGAAGCCTGATCTGGTTATCGGGTTGCTTGGTGCACACGATTCCTTGCGTGAGGGACTTGCAGGTGTAGTTCCCGTGTATCTGGCCCAACCCAAAACGTATACAGATTCGATTACACTTCTGGAGACTATGGGGAAGCTTACGGGACGGACGGGCGAAGCCAAGGCTGCCGCCGAGAGATTTCTCGGCAAGCTTGATGAAGCGAAGCAGAAAGCACCCAAGGACAAAAAGGCATTGATCATGTATGGATCAGATGTCAATTTTTCAATCGTTACCGACAGTGGTCTCGGGGGCTCCGTATTAAAGGAAATAAGCCATTATCCGTTTAAGGTGAATGACCCGTCGGAGGATCCTTATGGAGAAGGCAGTATCCAGTATTCACTGGAGAAGCTGCTGGAGGAGAACCCGGATGTGATTTTTGTAGAGAGCTATTCCTATAGCCCAGGCACAAAAGCACTGTCCGGGCAAATGCAGGAGCTGCCCTTGTGGAGCAAGCTTAAAGCTGTTCAGGAACAGAATGTGATTGAAGTCCGTTCCCCGATCTGGGGAGACGGCCGCGGAACCCGTTCACTTGGCATTCTAATAGATGAAGCGCTGGAAGCCTTGTATCCGGATAAGTTTTAA
- a CDS encoding AraC family transcriptional regulator — translation MLAVNIGTLPRIKLMGFVSYKQPWLHFKRTTNEYVLYLVKSGELHLRENETHYVLKKGDLLVLEPNIEHTGTEKHICDYYYIHFEHPDIKSVQVEDMLTMARRLILEEEPQLTEGGSSICHFPKHCFLSKKVLSLSYHTMNEMLRLYRRKYFNRGLTALKFTEWLIEVSREHFIAALQEQEGSTTKPLIKVHALLDYIHEHYTDKITGSRIAQEFDCNYDYMNRVFTKLTGQSIMRYVNRVRINHAKELIEATHLPFGEIGYLTGLDDPYHFSKVFKKFVGVTPSEYYKEVQKQGKNLR, via the coding sequence TTGCTTGCCGTTAACATCGGAACACTGCCGAGAATCAAGCTGATGGGGTTCGTATCCTATAAGCAGCCCTGGCTCCATTTCAAAAGAACAACAAACGAGTATGTTCTGTATCTGGTCAAAAGCGGCGAGCTCCACCTTAGGGAGAACGAAACCCATTACGTGCTCAAGAAGGGGGATCTCCTTGTTTTAGAGCCAAATATAGAGCATACGGGAACAGAAAAGCATATCTGCGACTATTACTATATTCATTTTGAACACCCGGATATTAAATCCGTTCAAGTGGAGGATATGCTTACGATGGCCAGGCGCCTCATTCTGGAGGAAGAACCGCAGCTAACCGAAGGAGGCAGCTCCATCTGCCACTTTCCGAAACATTGTTTTTTGTCCAAAAAAGTCCTGTCTCTTTCTTATCACACAATGAATGAAATGCTCCGTTTATACAGAAGAAAATACTTCAACCGCGGGTTAACCGCCCTGAAGTTCACTGAATGGCTGATTGAAGTTTCCCGGGAGCATTTCATCGCAGCCCTTCAGGAACAAGAAGGCAGCACTACCAAACCCCTGATTAAAGTTCATGCCCTGCTGGACTATATTCACGAGCACTACACAGACAAAATAACCGGAAGCCGGATTGCGCAGGAATTCGACTGCAATTACGACTACATGAACCGCGTCTTCACCAAGCTGACCGGCCAGAGCATCATGCGCTATGTCAACCGCGTGCGGATCAATCATGCGAAGGAGCTGATTGAAGCCACGCACCTGCCGTTCGGTGAAATCGGCTATCTGACGGGACTGGATGATCCTTATCATTTCAGTAAAGTGTTCAAAAAGTTCGTGGGCGTTACACCTTCCGAATATTACAAAGAGGTGCAGAAGCAGGGAAAGAATCTGCGTTAA
- a CDS encoding ABC transporter substrate-binding protein, with protein sequence MKWLKKSSALLTTLLLTSVVATGCGGNNAANSPAGTAQPESTASSELKPYEVVMVFPDAPQNDNQLVQDAMNDYLKKTYPELNVTVKLNPIDWGAWSDKTNLMMASGDKMDLLFTADWLGFQQQVTKGGLLPLDDLLAKYGADIEAVEKDYHDPAKRGGKLYGIHTHQELGGTQGVYLSKELVDKYNFDLSVLKSGKVEDLEPMLQTIKENEPGVTPLVAPSFPLEAYYSSTNLDSIASIAAINTVGTPADDYTVINSYTTPRYMELAKLTNKWYKAGYINKDALTPGLDAWKKIQAGKGFAYVTDMDIIADMEIGKAAVSPNGSIKAGREMLQIPLNIDRLQTGKMTATMYAISKSSEDPERAMMLLNLFYKDKELLTLFNFGIEGTHYVLKDGQIALPEGKTTDNVGYYHDIMWQLGNQMLNYTRVGEDPNKYQNYEKFNEQITANPSRIFGFIFDPEPVKNELISIDNANKTFVDGLKSGQLDPEEVLPKMLEKQKAAGADKVIAEAQKQLDAWLKENGKK encoded by the coding sequence ATGAAGTGGTTAAAAAAGAGTTCCGCTTTGTTGACAACACTGCTGTTGACGTCAGTCGTAGCAACAGGCTGCGGCGGGAATAATGCTGCGAATTCACCGGCCGGCACAGCTCAGCCGGAGAGTACAGCCAGCTCTGAACTAAAGCCTTACGAAGTTGTAATGGTATTTCCTGATGCGCCTCAGAATGATAATCAGCTCGTACAGGATGCGATGAATGATTATCTGAAGAAGACGTATCCGGAGCTTAATGTAACTGTCAAGCTGAATCCTATTGACTGGGGCGCCTGGAGCGATAAAACAAACCTGATGATGGCCTCCGGCGACAAAATGGACCTGCTGTTTACGGCGGACTGGCTGGGATTCCAGCAACAGGTGACCAAAGGCGGGCTGCTGCCGCTGGATGATCTGCTAGCTAAATACGGTGCGGATATCGAAGCGGTGGAAAAGGATTATCATGATCCGGCTAAACGCGGCGGCAAGCTTTACGGTATCCATACCCATCAGGAGCTGGGAGGTACACAAGGCGTTTATCTAAGCAAAGAGCTGGTGGACAAATATAACTTTGATCTGAGTGTGCTGAAGTCCGGTAAGGTAGAGGACCTGGAGCCGATGCTGCAAACGATCAAGGAGAATGAACCGGGAGTTACCCCTCTGGTGGCGCCAAGCTTCCCGCTCGAAGCTTATTATTCCTCCACTAACCTGGATTCCATTGCAAGCATTGCTGCTATTAACACCGTAGGAACACCGGCAGATGATTATACGGTTATCAATTCATACACTACTCCACGGTATATGGAGCTTGCCAAGCTGACTAACAAGTGGTATAAGGCCGGATATATTAACAAGGATGCACTGACTCCCGGTCTGGATGCATGGAAGAAAATCCAGGCAGGCAAAGGCTTCGCCTATGTTACCGATATGGATATTATCGCTGATATGGAAATCGGCAAAGCCGCCGTTTCACCGAATGGTTCGATTAAAGCGGGCCGCGAGATGCTGCAGATTCCGCTCAATATTGACCGTCTGCAAACCGGCAAGATGACAGCAACGATGTATGCGATTTCAAAAAGCTCTGAGGATCCGGAGCGCGCCATGATGCTGCTTAATCTCTTTTATAAGGACAAGGAATTGCTGACCCTCTTTAACTTTGGGATTGAAGGAACACACTATGTGCTGAAGGACGGACAAATTGCGCTGCCGGAAGGCAAAACTACAGACAACGTAGGCTACTACCACGATATTATGTGGCAGCTCGGCAACCAAATGCTGAACTACACCCGTGTAGGCGAAGATCCGAACAAATACCAGAACTACGAGAAATTCAACGAACAGATTACAGCTAACCCTTCGCGCATTTTTGGATTTATCTTTGATCCGGAGCCGGTGAAAAATGAACTGATCTCGATCGACAATGCCAACAAAACCTTTGTTGACGGACTGAAGTCCGGTCAGCTCGATCCGGAAGAGGTGCTCCCTAAGATGCTGGAGAAGCAAAAAGCGGCAGGAGCGGACAAAGTTATTGCAGAAGCGCAAAAACAGCTTGATGCCTGGCTTAAAGAAAACGGTAAGAAATAG
- a CDS encoding ThuA domain-containing protein has translation MSIIKVTVWNEYRHERHNEEVKAIYPEGIHTAIARYLNTQEDMEARTAVLDEPEHGLTGEVLEQTDVLLWWGHLAHDEVSDDIVKKVQQRVLGGMGLIVLHSGHNSKVFHTLMGTNTGALKWRDDGEKERIWVIEPGHPIAKGLGQYIEIPKEEMYGERFEIPAPDELIFISWFEGGEVFRSGCCYKRGQGNIFYFRPGHETFPVYHQPEVLQVISNSVRWAAKPERVEVTYGRVAPLELIP, from the coding sequence ATGTCTATAATCAAAGTTACAGTCTGGAACGAGTATCGCCACGAAAGACATAATGAAGAGGTTAAAGCAATTTATCCGGAGGGCATCCATACAGCGATTGCCCGTTATTTGAACACACAGGAAGATATGGAAGCAAGAACGGCAGTTCTGGATGAACCGGAGCACGGCCTGACCGGCGAAGTGCTGGAGCAGACGGATGTGCTGCTCTGGTGGGGACATCTGGCCCATGACGAAGTCAGCGACGACATCGTGAAAAAGGTGCAGCAGCGGGTACTGGGCGGAATGGGGTTGATCGTGCTCCACTCCGGACACAACTCCAAAGTGTTCCACACCCTGATGGGCACCAATACCGGCGCGCTGAAATGGCGGGATGACGGGGAGAAGGAGCGGATCTGGGTCATTGAGCCGGGGCATCCGATTGCCAAGGGTCTTGGACAGTATATTGAGATTCCGAAGGAAGAAATGTATGGCGAACGCTTTGAGATTCCGGCGCCGGATGAGCTCATCTTCATCTCCTGGTTCGAAGGCGGGGAAGTGTTCCGCAGCGGCTGCTGCTACAAGCGCGGACAGGGCAATATCTTTTACTTCAGACCCGGGCATGAGACTTTCCCGGTCTATCACCAGCCTGAGGTGCTTCAGGTGATCAGCAACAGCGTCCGCTGGGCGGCCAAACCCGAGCGTGTGGAAGTCACTTACGGCCGCGTAGCCCCGCTGGAACTGATCCCTTAA
- a CDS encoding ABC transporter permease subunit → MASEKAVQTQIGSSQPNSKWKTLWKYRALIVLALPGVLLMIINNYLPMFGIFLAFKDLNYTEGIWGSKWIGLDNFKFLFASNDAWLIIRNTLLYNISFLIINTVLAVLLALLLNEVKNKLASKFFQSTVILPNFISMVIVGYIVYGFLNPELGFLNKFILEPFGLDPRNWYAEAQHWPYILTIVNTWKGVGYSAVVYLAAIVGIDSEYYEAAVIDGASRWKQMTKITIPLIAPIIIIMTLLAIGRIFNADFGLFYQATMASGMIKETTDVIDTYVYRALMVTGDTGLASSAGLLQSVVGFTLVITVNLIVRKFSKENALF, encoded by the coding sequence ATGGCTTCGGAAAAAGCAGTACAAACACAAATCGGCAGCTCGCAGCCCAATTCGAAATGGAAAACCCTCTGGAAATATAGGGCCTTGATTGTTCTGGCGCTGCCTGGCGTGCTGCTGATGATAATCAATAATTATCTGCCCATGTTCGGTATTTTTCTGGCCTTCAAGGACCTGAACTATACGGAAGGCATATGGGGAAGCAAGTGGATCGGACTGGACAACTTCAAGTTCCTGTTTGCTTCAAACGACGCTTGGCTGATCATCAGGAACACACTGCTGTACAACATCAGCTTCCTGATTATTAATACGGTACTTGCCGTGTTGCTGGCACTTCTGCTTAATGAGGTCAAGAATAAATTAGCCTCCAAATTCTTTCAGAGTACAGTGATCCTGCCCAACTTTATTTCCATGGTCATTGTCGGGTATATCGTCTATGGATTTTTGAATCCGGAGCTGGGATTCCTCAATAAATTTATTCTGGAGCCCTTCGGACTGGACCCCAGAAACTGGTATGCGGAAGCGCAGCATTGGCCTTATATTCTGACCATAGTCAATACCTGGAAGGGTGTGGGTTACTCGGCGGTTGTCTACCTGGCAGCAATTGTCGGGATTGACTCGGAATATTATGAAGCTGCCGTCATTGACGGGGCAAGCCGCTGGAAGCAAATGACCAAGATTACGATTCCGCTGATTGCTCCGATCATTATCATCATGACCCTGCTGGCGATTGGCCGGATTTTCAATGCTGACTTTGGACTGTTCTATCAGGCAACCATGGCTTCCGGCATGATCAAAGAGACAACGGATGTTATTGATACTTATGTATACAGGGCGTTAATGGTTACCGGTGATACGGGACTCGCCTCCTCGGCAGGGCTGCTGCAATCGGTTGTCGGCTTTACACTTGTCATCACTGTCAACCTGATTGTCCGTAAATTCAGCAAAGAAAATGCTTTGTTCTAA